AATCCGCAAACAGATTGTTGAAGCTGCGGTTCTCCGCGTAAATCACGACGACGGTTTTCACCTGGTCGCGCAGCGCCTTGTCCAGCTCGGTTGATGTGAGTGGCCGCACCGCCGGTTTTTCCGGTGCCTCGCCGGTATTGCCGCAGGCACTCAAGGTCGCGCCCACCCCCAGCACCGCAGCGCCCCCCAGGAATCGTCGGCGACTGGAGTCAACCGGCGGCTGGCCTACGGAATCTGTGGAAGGGCGATCTTCGTGCTCGTCACTCATTGCGCGGGAGTCCTTGGCGAGATGTTGCAAGATGTTTCGCAGGACGGTAGCAATGCAATGTGACGGGATTAAGGCAGCTACAAGCTGCAAGCTTGAAGCTTGTAGCTGAAAACTTGCAGCTTGCGGCTGCTCCTAAGGCATCACCGGCGGCAAATACGTCAATGTCGTCCCCAACGCCCACAGCAGAAACAATACCAGCGGCGTGTGCACCAGCAATTGCACAAACGAAAACCCGATCAGATCTCGCGCCTTCAACCCCAGCACCCCGAGCAGCGGCAGCATATAGAACGGGTTGATCAGGTTCGGCAGTGCCTCGGCCGCGTTGTAGATCTGCACCGCCCAGCCCAAATGATATTGCAGGTCATTGGCCACCTGCATCACGTAGGGCGCTTCGATGATCCACTTGCCGCCGCCGGACGGGATGAAGAAGCCCAGCACCGCCGAGTACACGCCCATCAGCAGTGCGTAGGTGTCGTGGGACGCGATGGAGGTGAAGAACAGCGAAATATGGTGCGCCAGGGTCTGGCCGTCGCCGCCTTTGACCACGGTCATCAGCGCTGCAATCGAGCCGTACAGCGGGAATTGGATCAGCACGCCCGTGGTGGTCGGCACGGCGCGGGCCACGGCGTCCAGGAAGCTGCGCGGGCGCCAGTGCAGCAGCGCGCCGACCATGATGAACAGGAAGTTATAGGTGTTGAGCCCAGAGATGGCGCTGATCGCCGGTTTGCTCGAGAACTCGTGGAACAGCCAGCCGGCCGCCAGCAGCGCCAGCGCAATCGTCAGCAGCGGGCTGTGTTCCAGCCATTCGCCGGGTCGGGTCGGCGCCTGCGGCTTGGGCAGGTTGAACGCGGGGTCGACACCGCAGGCCTTGGCATCCCGCGCGCTGTTCGGGCCCGGCGCGGTGGCGTAGGCGATGATCAGCGAGACCACGATCAGCGCCAGCAACATCACGCCCGATTGCCACAGGAAGATGGTCTCGGTAAACGGGATCATCCCGGTGATCGCCAGAATCGACGGCGGCAAGCTGGCCGGATTGGCCTGCAACTGCGCGGCCGATGACGACAAGCCCAGTGCCCACACGGCGCCCAGGCCCAGATAGGCCGCGGCGCCGGCGGCACGGTAGTCCATGCGCAGGTCCGTGCGACGCGCCAGTGCACGCACCAGCAAGCCGCCGAATACCAGGGACAGGCCCCAGTTGAGCAGGGAGGCCACCATGGAAATCAACGCGACCCAGGCCACCGCCGACCGGCCGTTCTTCGGGATGCGCGCCAGGCGGTCAATCAGCTTTACCGCAGGCGGCGAACTGGCGACCACATAACCACCGATCACCACGAAGGCCATCTGCATGGTGAAGGGAATGAGGCTCCAGAACCCATCGCCAAACGCCTTGGCAGCTTCAGTGGGCGCAGCGCCCATGCCCAGGGTGGCCACGGCGACAAGGATCACGGCGAGGGCGGCGAACACCCACGAGTCCGGGAACCAGCGCTCGGCGAAGGTGGAGCAGCGCAGGGCAAATCGGGCATAGCGGCTTTCTTCGATAGCATCGGCCACGGGTCTTTCCTCTTGTATTTATTATGGGGTGGGCAGTTTTGCGGCATGTTCCTCTTTGCTCATTGATTTGGGAATATCGTTATCTTCATCGATCAATGAGTAAAACAAATATATCCGCCGCGATTGCCAGGATCCGGTTCAGCTCATAATCTGCACGCCATTTTGTTTGTCTGCCGAGCCTGCACATGACTGCCACCTTTTCCCCACGGGCGCAGCGTTTTTCCCGCTCCGACTACAAAACCCTGGGCCTGGCCGCCCTCGGCGGCGCCCTGGAAATCTACGACTTCATTATCTTCGTGTTCTTTGCGCTGACCCTCAGCCAACTGTTCTTCCCGCCGGAAATGCCCGAGTGGCTGCGCCTGTTGCAGAGCTTCGGCATTTTCGTGACCGGCTACCTGGCCC
This genomic stretch from Pseudomonas orientalis harbors:
- a CDS encoding short-chain fatty acid transporter yields the protein MADAIEESRYARFALRCSTFAERWFPDSWVFAALAVILVAVATLGMGAAPTEAAKAFGDGFWSLIPFTMQMAFVVIGGYVVASSPPAVKLIDRLARIPKNGRSAVAWVALISMVASLLNWGLSLVFGGLLVRALARRTDLRMDYRAAGAAAYLGLGAVWALGLSSSAAQLQANPASLPPSILAITGMIPFTETIFLWQSGVMLLALIVVSLIIAYATAPGPNSARDAKACGVDPAFNLPKPQAPTRPGEWLEHSPLLTIALALLAAGWLFHEFSSKPAISAISGLNTYNFLFIMVGALLHWRPRSFLDAVARAVPTTTGVLIQFPLYGSIAALMTVVKGGDGQTLAHHISLFFTSIASHDTYALLMGVYSAVLGFFIPSGGGKWIIEAPYVMQVANDLQYHLGWAVQIYNAAEALPNLINPFYMLPLLGVLGLKARDLIGFSFVQLLVHTPLVLFLLWALGTTLTYLPPVMP